From Nerophis lumbriciformis linkage group LG09, RoL_Nlum_v2.1, whole genome shotgun sequence, one genomic window encodes:
- the LOC133607240 gene encoding phosphatidylinositol-glycan biosynthesis class W protein-like, producing the protein MSEKELKEAFVSNLNGTTLQEVGVGSFLTPLCILNRALILILHHQAKGSLPLPCPWFSHLLLDFSVLVLPLVLSCTILSDILPQVVLSLTFVLLCVLCHIYCTKCHTTPGAFLSRTVHFKQLPFVTIFRVMVNVQTAISILAVDFKVFPRRYAKTETYGTGVMDFGVGAFVMANGLVCPEARGKSVSGSKLKHISKQILSVWPLVVLGAARLVFVKLRNYQEHVTEYGVHWNFFFTLALVKVLTKVLLVAVPTRKSWVLSLLISGMYQLALETTDLKAFIMNNNDRGKDFLHANKEGIFSILGYVAIYMAGVQIGSYVMQPRSHVRDWIKAILNLLMTTVALFAALCTCQTLVEPVSRRLANLPFCLWCVAQSLLFISCIGVVDLIVLFSQAWSGCCFVPSSWSSNSGSDKKKDDMEKLCLVQAVDKNQMLFFLIANIFTIFTNCLVDTLGCSCLFSVGFLLSYMFMNCFGIYIFHLFGITVKF; encoded by the coding sequence TTGTCAGTAATCTCAATGGGACAACGTTACAAGAAGTAGGAGTGGGTTCATTCCTCACCCCACTGTGCATCCTCAATAGAGCGCTCATTCTGATCCTCCACCATCAAGCCAAAGGGAGTCTCCCTCTGCCATGTCCTTGGTTTTCTCACCTACTTCTAGATTTCTCAGTGCTGGTCCTCCCCCTCGTCCTGTCATGCACCATCCTGAGCGACATTCTTCCTCAGGTGGTCCTGAGTTTAACCTTTGTGTTGTTATGTGTGCTCTGCCACATCTACTGTACAAAGTGCCACACCACCCCAGGGGCCTTCCTCAGCAGGACTGTTCACTTCAAACAGCTTCCCTTCGTGACCATCTTTAGAGTGATGGTGAACGTGCAAACGGCCATCAGTATTCTCGCCGTCGACTTTAAAGTCTTTCCGAGGCGATACGCTAAAACGGAAACATACGGAACTGGCGTTATGGATTTTGGTGTTGGAGCCTTCGTCATGGCGAATGGTCTGGTTTGCCCAGAAGCACGTGGGAAGAGCGTGTCTGGATCCAAGCTGAAGCACATCTCCAAACAGATCCTATCTGTGTGGCCCCTGGTGGTTCTCGGTGCAGCACGACTTGTCTTTGTCAAATTGAGGAACTACCAAGAACATGTGACTGAATACGGCGTCCACTGGAATTTTTTCTTCACACTCGCTCTTGTGAAAGTTTTGACAAAAGTGCTTTTGGTCGCAGTTCCAACAAGAAAGTCGTGGGTTTTGTCGCTTCTCATCAGTGGAATGTATCAGCTTGCTTTGGAGACAACAGACCTCAAGGCTTTCATCATGAACAACAATGACAGAGGAAAGGACTTCCTGCATGCTAACAAGGAGGGGATATTTTCTATATTAGGTTATGTTGCCATCTACATGGCAGGAGTTCAGATTGGAAGCTATGTAATGCAGCCCAGATCCCATGTTAGAGACTGGATCAAAGCCATTTTGAACCTCCTGATGACGACTGTGGCGCTATTTGCCGCTTTGTGCACATGTCAGACTTTAGTAGAACCAGTGTCTCGCCGCTTGGCCAATTTACCTTTCTGTCTCTGGTGTGTCGCTCAATCTCTGCTTTTTATATCCTGCATTGGTGTTGTTGATTTGATTGTACTTTTTTCCCAGGCATGGTCTGGCTGCTGCTTTGTACCGTCATCATGGAGTTCAAATTCAGGCTCGGACAAAAAGAAAGACGATATGGAAAAGTTGTGTCTTGTTCAAGCCGTCGACAAAAATCAGATGTTATTTTTCTTGATTGCAAATATCTTCACAATATTCACCAACTGCTTGGTGGACACACTCGGCTGCAGCTGTTTATTTTCTGTGGGTTTTTTATTATCATACATGTTCATGAATTGCTTtggaatatatatttttcacctcTTTGGAATCACAGTAAAATTTTAA